ATTTTCAGCCCACCACGAGAAGATTACAAATGAAGACGTATCACGCAATTGAGGAACTTGAGGCAACCGGCATTGTCACTGCCGGTATCACCCGCCGCCACGGAGGCGTTAGCCGTGCTCCGTACGCCTCCATGAATCTTGCTGAACACGTCGGTGACGATGCAAACGCAGTCGCAACCAACAGAGAAATTTTCTTCAAACAAAGCGGACTCGCAGATCTGCACTATTGTCGACAAATCCACAGCACCTGCGTTATTGATGTTGACCACCCAGCAAGTGCAGTCCTCAAACAACACCCAGAAGCAGACGCGCTTATCTCCGCTCAAACCGGGGTTGCGTTAGGTATATTCACAGCGGATTGTGTTCCTATTTTCATTTTAGACGTTGCGACTCCTGCAATCGGCATTGCCCATGCCG
This is a stretch of genomic DNA from Candidatus Poribacteria bacterium. It encodes these proteins:
- the pgeF gene encoding peptidoglycan editing factor PgeF — protein: MKTYHAIEELEATGIVTAGITRRHGGVSRAPYASMNLAEHVGDDANAVATNREIFFKQSGLADLHYCRQIHSTCVIDVDHPASAVLKQHPEADALISAQTGVALGIFTADCVPIFILDVATPAIGIAHAGWRGTLAQIAVNTLKQMQTRFGTLTTNCEVHLGPSIQKCCYIVSPELLNQFTERFGSTIRKGTHLSLQTANTIQLTEIGLPAAAISVSPFCTACRTDLFYSHRAEAGQTGRMLSYIQLTTKN